In Mercenaria mercenaria strain notata chromosome 14, MADL_Memer_1, whole genome shotgun sequence, the following are encoded in one genomic region:
- the LOC123527129 gene encoding GDP-fucose transporter 1-like, which translates to MVERLRSKLRRGESVDIEETKSEVIMGEESSSRGSYSIIAGVVMLYWAVSISLVFLNKTILSGSFGDEELTIFSAWFQSMVAVGFILSIRYGFHRCGVQARVPKIEPDHLYSKTMLMLSMSSVCGLTFNNLMLKHIGVAFYQVARSFTIIFTIGLSALVLGQGLSFRAVISCFLVVCGFFVGIDQEDVSGTLSVLGVIYGILASLSAAISGILFKKAESLLDGDSLKLAYYNNLNCMVIFLPLCLGSGQFFAVLHSDLIYLPKFWFILLITGCLSLAIGWVSALQIKYTSPIAHHLSINAKSVVQTVLAVLFYQESKTLFWWLGNFLVVAGVLMYTLTKILQDARRLQSMMGSMELPVKKPNQAINGRV; encoded by the coding sequence gaaGAGGTGAAAGTGTAGACATTGAAGAAACAAAGTCAGAGGTCATAATGGGTGAAGAATCTTCATCCCGTGGCTCATACAGCATTATTGCAGGGGTGGTCATGCTGTACTGGGCCGTGTCGATTTCATTGGTATTTCTTAACAAAACCATTCTCAGTGGATCATTTGGCGACGAAGAACTGACAATCTTTTCTGCCTGGTTTCAGAGTATGGTGGCCGTTGGATTTATTTTGAGTATCAGGTACGGCTTCCACAGGTGTGGAGTGCAAGCAAGAGTACCGAAGATTGAACCAGATCATTTATACTCAAAGACAATGCTCATGTTATCAATGAGTTCCGTATGTGGATTAACGTTTAATAATCTTATGTTGAAACATATTGGCGTTGCTTTTTACCAGGTTGCGCGATCATTTACAATAATCTTTACGATAGGATTATCTGCCCTTGTCCTTGGACAAGGATTGTCTTTTAGAGCTGTGATATCGTGTTTTCTTGTCGTTTGCGGATTCTTTGTTGGCATAGACCAGGAGGATGTCTCTGGGACACTGAGTGTTCTCGGAGTCATATACGGAATACTTGCTAGCTTATCGGCAGCCATTTCCGGAATTCTTTTCAAAAAAGCTGAGTCACTCTTAGATGGAGATTCGCTTAAATTAGCATATTATAATAACCTCAACTGTATGGTTATATTTCTGCCACTGTGTCTAGGATCGGGCCAGTTCTTTGCAGTGCTTCATTCAGATTTGATATACCTGCCAAAATTTTGGTTCATTTTACTGATAACGGGTTGCCTTAGTTTAGCTATAGGTTGGGTAAGTGCTCTGCAGATCAAATACACGTCGCCCATAGCGCATCATTTAAGCATCAATGCAAAATCTGTGGTGCAAACAGTACTGGCTGTTTTGTTTTACCAGGAGTCAAAGACGCTGTTCTGGTGGTTAGGAAACTTTCTAGTTGTGGCTGGAGTACTCATGTATACGTTAACAAAAATCTTACAAGATGCACGGAGGCTGCAGAGCATGATGGGAAGTATGGAACTACCAGTGAAAAAACCAAACCAAGCCATAAATGGTCGTGTTTAG